The following proteins are encoded in a genomic region of Sorangiineae bacterium MSr12523:
- a CDS encoding thioesterase domain-containing protein has translation MKRLLIDLTWWHLDSLGAFEPRTSTSAVLPMYSGWFRECARLFELEGYLVRRGENFTRIGAPKETASELWRRWETEKVRWLRNPDLAATHTLLEATLRALPDILTGKKAATEVIFPNSSLTLVQNAYNTIPLSAFFNDVLAAKVVEHLRQLDKRAPRILEIGAGTGATSTVVLRALRESGLPVGEYCYTDISKAFLNHAEQSYGPANRFLTFRILNIENSVREQGIDAGAYDIVIAANVLHATRNIRRTLRNTQSLLAKRGLLLLNELTANNLVNHLTFGLLEGWWLYEDAELRLTGCPGLSIENWRRALEAEGYTGVVFPCLDAAELGQQIILAEGDGRVERPENSRAVPPTTAATIANGVASRSTLKDGIEQTIASELAKALRIDRERIRFDEPFSTYGLDSILAVQLTRSINEVLGTDLDITVMFEHNTVDALREHIASATVVSSVPERELPLASEGYAIIGMSGRFPQASDIEAFWHVVARGQSTLTTPPMDREDWAAGCREGESTDTMWGGFLTGVHEFDPLFFGISMTEARQMTPEQRLMLMAAWNVLEDAGYTPRELGQSSTGVFIAAGSSEYQHEGPALGGAPNVLSAPSPSMIPNRISYALNLHGPSEHCETTCSSSLVALHRAIQSIRLGECAQAIVGGINLIASPSGFAELQSAGMLSKRGKVRPFQEDAEGTVRGEGAGAILIKPVRRAIDDGDFIYAIVRGTGVGHGGKGVSFTAPNVRGMKAAIAQAYREAGVDPGTVSYIEAHGMSAPIADSTEIAALHASYSANGSSPIYVGTLKPCIGHTEVFSGLAALMKVVLALRHGTIPAIPCFGRLHPNISLAGSRLRMATETMPWPAPITADGRAQPRRASINSFGIGGVNAHVVLEEHAPPRAGVTSPTLQILPLSAKDESGLQERIQLLLAWLNDGRDVDLADVAYTLQRGREAMDVRAAVVGSTPAEVIERLSARLAGEPVSYGAGAEGAMAKDWVAGAEVDWSVLHAGARRTRVPLPTYPFKRVNCWQGASMRSIPPRAVPTPAASKGDVAASPEWFIVSLTASVLGLDAGAIDRTKPLEHYGMNSLLLVAMLGHVRSAFPSFQPAWLQAHHSLDDVISRMASVARDGARWTGTLSSYPELVHLNRVTSGRPVFWIHGGLGGVETFRTIAERSGRPFYAIQARGFMTKDAPIEGIPEMASYYIDIIQSVQKDGPYDVGGFCLGGIISYEITRQLQLRGHDVSTLVMVDSPDPTGGAKSNARGHALSKNAALQVANILLWPADGKDLAKVSRRLIHQNEIDDSLDQDEFVQALARLGVQRGLSMPHAAIVEFIQRNVDVQVAYGVGHYVIAPLVRPNDVECTYFRNARGSFFGALASYFTVRGETFSLDRVNYWQDWQREMPKLRMLDIDATNHMTILYEDGPLRAITQVCEELYSAKEFDAR, from the coding sequence ATGAAGCGACTGCTGATCGATCTCACCTGGTGGCACCTGGATTCACTGGGAGCCTTCGAGCCGCGCACCTCGACCAGCGCCGTCCTTCCCATGTACAGCGGCTGGTTTCGCGAGTGCGCTCGTCTGTTCGAGCTCGAAGGTTATCTCGTTCGGCGCGGCGAGAACTTCACCCGGATCGGTGCCCCCAAAGAGACCGCGAGCGAGCTATGGCGCCGCTGGGAGACGGAAAAGGTCCGCTGGCTTCGTAACCCCGATTTGGCCGCGACCCATACCCTGCTCGAGGCCACACTCCGCGCGTTGCCGGATATCCTCACGGGAAAGAAGGCGGCCACGGAGGTCATCTTTCCGAACTCGTCCCTCACGTTGGTGCAGAATGCATACAACACCATTCCGCTCTCGGCGTTCTTCAATGACGTCCTCGCGGCGAAGGTCGTCGAGCACCTGCGGCAACTGGATAAGCGGGCACCGCGGATTCTCGAGATCGGTGCCGGCACCGGCGCCACGAGTACCGTCGTTCTGCGGGCGCTCCGCGAAAGCGGGCTGCCGGTCGGCGAGTATTGTTATACGGATATCTCCAAAGCCTTTTTGAATCATGCGGAGCAGTCTTACGGGCCGGCGAATCGCTTTTTGACATTTCGCATTCTGAATATCGAAAACTCGGTGCGCGAGCAGGGAATCGATGCCGGGGCTTACGACATCGTCATCGCGGCCAACGTGCTGCACGCCACCAGGAACATCCGGCGTACGCTGCGAAATACGCAATCGCTCCTCGCGAAGCGCGGCCTCTTGCTGCTGAACGAGCTTACGGCCAACAACCTGGTCAACCATCTGACGTTCGGTTTGCTCGAAGGATGGTGGCTCTACGAGGATGCGGAGCTGCGGCTCACCGGATGCCCCGGGCTTTCGATCGAAAACTGGCGCCGGGCACTCGAGGCCGAGGGATACACGGGGGTGGTCTTCCCCTGCCTCGATGCGGCGGAATTGGGGCAGCAAATCATCCTGGCCGAAGGCGACGGCCGGGTGGAGCGGCCCGAGAATTCCCGAGCGGTCCCGCCGACGACGGCGGCCACGATCGCGAATGGCGTTGCTTCGCGGAGTACGTTGAAAGACGGTATCGAGCAGACGATTGCATCGGAGTTGGCCAAGGCGCTGCGCATCGATCGGGAGCGCATTCGCTTCGATGAGCCGTTTTCGACGTACGGTCTCGATTCGATTCTGGCGGTCCAACTCACGCGAAGCATCAACGAGGTATTGGGCACCGATCTCGATATTACGGTGATGTTCGAACACAACACCGTCGACGCGCTTCGGGAGCACATCGCGTCCGCCACCGTGGTCTCGAGCGTCCCCGAACGAGAGCTCCCTCTGGCCTCCGAGGGATATGCCATCATCGGAATGAGCGGCCGGTTTCCCCAGGCCTCGGACATCGAGGCCTTCTGGCACGTCGTCGCACGGGGCCAGAGCACCCTCACCACGCCGCCGATGGATCGCGAGGACTGGGCCGCCGGATGCCGCGAAGGTGAAAGCACCGACACGATGTGGGGCGGGTTTCTGACGGGGGTCCACGAGTTCGATCCTCTGTTCTTCGGTATTTCGATGACCGAGGCCCGGCAGATGACGCCGGAGCAGCGCCTGATGCTGATGGCCGCGTGGAACGTCCTCGAGGACGCCGGCTACACACCGAGGGAACTCGGCCAGAGCTCGACGGGTGTCTTCATCGCCGCGGGCTCGAGCGAGTACCAGCACGAGGGCCCGGCGCTCGGCGGCGCGCCGAATGTCCTCAGCGCCCCGTCACCGTCGATGATCCCCAACCGCATCTCGTATGCGTTGAATTTGCACGGGCCCAGCGAGCATTGCGAGACGACGTGCTCTTCTTCGCTCGTGGCGCTGCATCGGGCCATCCAATCGATCCGGCTCGGGGAATGCGCCCAAGCCATCGTGGGCGGCATCAATCTGATCGCGTCTCCCTCGGGGTTCGCCGAGCTTCAATCGGCCGGTATGCTGAGCAAGCGCGGCAAGGTGCGCCCGTTTCAGGAAGACGCCGAAGGCACCGTTCGGGGCGAGGGCGCCGGCGCCATCCTGATCAAGCCCGTGCGACGGGCCATCGACGACGGCGATTTCATCTACGCCATCGTCCGCGGAACCGGCGTCGGCCACGGCGGCAAAGGGGTGTCGTTCACGGCGCCCAACGTTCGCGGCATGAAGGCGGCCATCGCGCAAGCGTACCGCGAGGCGGGAGTCGACCCCGGCACGGTCTCGTACATCGAAGCGCACGGGATGAGCGCGCCCATCGCCGACAGCACGGAGATCGCTGCGCTCCACGCGAGCTATTCGGCAAACGGATCGTCCCCCATCTACGTGGGCACGCTCAAGCCGTGCATCGGGCACACCGAGGTGTTTTCCGGTCTCGCTGCGCTGATGAAAGTGGTGCTCGCGCTTCGACATGGCACGATCCCCGCGATTCCCTGCTTCGGGCGTCTCCATCCCAACATCTCGCTTGCCGGTAGTCGCCTTCGCATGGCCACGGAGACGATGCCATGGCCGGCTCCCATCACCGCGGATGGCCGCGCGCAGCCGCGCCGGGCCAGCATCAACAGCTTCGGCATCGGCGGCGTCAACGCCCACGTGGTGCTCGAAGAGCATGCCCCGCCGAGGGCCGGCGTCACCTCGCCGACCCTGCAGATCCTTCCGCTCTCCGCCAAGGACGAATCCGGGCTCCAGGAGCGCATCCAGCTGCTGCTGGCATGGCTGAACGACGGTCGGGACGTGGACTTGGCCGATGTCGCCTACACGCTGCAGCGGGGGCGCGAAGCCATGGACGTTCGCGCGGCGGTGGTCGGATCCACGCCGGCGGAGGTGATCGAGCGGCTCTCGGCGCGTTTGGCCGGCGAGCCCGTGTCGTACGGCGCGGGGGCGGAAGGCGCGATGGCCAAAGATTGGGTCGCGGGGGCGGAGGTCGACTGGAGCGTCCTCCATGCGGGGGCCCGCAGGACACGGGTGCCCTTGCCGACGTATCCCTTCAAGCGCGTGAATTGCTGGCAAGGCGCCTCGATGCGGAGCATACCCCCGCGCGCGGTGCCCACACCGGCCGCCTCGAAGGGCGATGTCGCGGCGAGCCCGGAATGGTTCATCGTGAGCCTCACGGCATCGGTGCTCGGGCTCGATGCCGGTGCCATCGATCGAACGAAGCCCCTCGAGCATTACGGGATGAATTCGCTGCTGCTCGTGGCCATGCTGGGCCATGTCCGGAGCGCATTTCCGAGCTTTCAGCCGGCGTGGCTGCAGGCGCACCACAGCCTGGACGACGTCATCTCGCGCATGGCGAGCGTCGCCCGAGACGGAGCGCGCTGGACGGGAACCCTGAGCTCCTACCCGGAGCTGGTGCATTTGAACCGCGTCACCTCCGGACGCCCCGTGTTCTGGATCCACGGAGGGCTGGGCGGCGTGGAGACGTTTCGAACGATCGCCGAGAGGAGCGGGCGACCTTTCTATGCCATCCAGGCCCGAGGCTTCATGACCAAGGATGCTCCCATCGAGGGTATCCCGGAGATGGCATCGTATTACATCGATATCATTCAATCCGTCCAAAAAGATGGTCCCTATGACGTTGGGGGCTTCTGCTTGGGGGGAATCATTTCCTACGAGATCACGAGGCAGCTGCAGCTTCGTGGACACGATGTGAGCACATTGGTCATGGTGGATTCGCCCGATCCGACCGGCGGCGCGAAATCGAATGCCCGCGGGCACGCCTTGTCGAAGAACGCAGCGCTGCAAGTTGCCAATATTCTGCTCTGGCCTGCCGATGGGAAAGACCTCGCGAAGGTGTCTCGTCGGCTGATTCACCAAAACGAAATCGACGATTCGCTGGACCAAGACGAATTCGTCCAGGCACTTGCCCGCCTCGGCGTCCAGCGGGGGCTGTCCATGCCTCACGCTGCGATCGTCGAATTCATCCAGCGAAATGTCGACGTCCAAGTCGCCTATGGCGTCGGCCATTACGTCATTGCACCACTCGTCCGTCCGAACGATGTCGAGTGCACGTACTTCCGTAATGCGCGCGGTTCGTTTTTCGGCGCGCTGGCTTCGTACTTCACGGTACGGGGCGAGACGTTTTCGCTCGATCGGGTGAATTATTGGCAAGATTGGCAGCGGGAGATGCCCAAGCTTCGAATGCTCGATATCGACGCGACCAATCATATGACGATTTTGTACGAAGACGGGCCACTCCGGGCGATTACCCAAGTCTGTGAAGAGCTCTATTCCGCGAAAGAATTCGATGCACGCTAG